The Acidobacteriota bacterium genome segment ATCGGGTTCGAAGACCAAAGGCCGGGCGGGCGGCGGATAGCAAAGGAGACAACCACATGGACCAGGATCTGTATCAAGTTGATGTCTTTACGGACAGGTATTTCCATGGCAACCCTGCCGGGGTATGTATTCTTCAGGGGCCTGCAAGTGTGGATTGGATGCAGGATGTAGCCGCTGAGATGAATCTGTCCGAAACCGCATTTCTTTATCCGGAGGGAGAAGGGTTTCGCCTGCGGTGGTTTACGCCGCAAACGGAAGTGGATTTGTGCGGTCACGCTACTGTAGGGAGTGCGCACGTTCTTTGGGAGACCGAGAGCCTGCCGCGCTCACGCCGCATCCGGTTTTTCACGAACAGCGGGGAATTGACCGCCGAGTGGGACAACGGATCGATTACTGTCGATTTCCCCGCTATACCTACGGTTGAGGCCGATCCACCGGATGGATTGATGGAGGCACTCGGGGTGGCAGGTGAGTGGTTTGGCATGGGAGATCAGCATTACCTGGTGCAAGTGCGATCTGAGACCGATGTCCGGTCCGCCCGACCTGATTATACTGCGCTCGCACGAGTAGCCGATCGCCCCGTCATCCTGTCA includes the following:
- a CDS encoding PhzF family phenazine biosynthesis protein encodes the protein MDQDLYQVDVFTDRYFHGNPAGVCILQGPASVDWMQDVAAEMNLSETAFLYPEGEGFRLRWFTPQTEVDLCGHATVGSAHVLWETESLPRSRRIRFFTNSGELTAEWDNGSITVDFPAIPTVEADPPDGLMEALGVAGEWFGMGDQHYLVQVRSETDVRSARPDYTALARVADRPVILSSRASSPQYDIVSRFFAPCIGINEDPVTGFAHCCLGPFWGVRLGRNTICAHQASTRTGDVFVTLRENRVLLTGNALTVFRIKLLPDVASTNSPVAENGV